In one window of Arctopsyche grandis isolate Sample6627 chromosome 6, ASM5162203v2, whole genome shotgun sequence DNA:
- the LOC143913157 gene encoding uncharacterized protein LOC143913157, translating to MILAQVLLYSIRKPLSNFANARMKKSADFLRDVITVFCMVTLSQTVYGQEACTTPSNTPGVCVLANACPSIFKILMSSIRTREETQLLQSSIVSCPQSGDTKACCEKPSKSLPPYLVVCKRNDPQINKCIENSIKEMGVRMAIGDSDNGVKQVEPIFVSRFIDGIYLPMENMVLYMQNVTFTGLSNYRVSNARLIGNEKKIMYDAYYEQLQIKSKIRLERPGMRRMQFAGMMLTGDIVGNYSANAKFTLTYKIIKRGDTEYMEFTTVKINFDIHQSNIKLYVMNSEVSLSENDNYLAALTPEIEKSFANTYLNAANEFISQYTYNQLLPES from the exons ATGATTTTAGCACAAGTACTCTTGTATTCTATACGAAAACCTCTTTCGAATTTCGCAAACGCAAGAATGAAAAAGTCAGCTGATTTCTTGCGAGATGTAATCACTGTATTTTGCATGGTGACATTATCGCAAACAGTGTACGGac AAGAGGCATGCACTACTCCGTCGAATACTCCTGGAGTTTGCGTACTGGCTAATGCATGTccatcaatatttaaaatattgatgaGCAGTATCAGAACACGTGAAGAGACGCAACTTTTACAAAGTTCCATTGTGAGTTGTCCACAAAGTGGCGATACAAAAGCGTGTTGCGAAAAACCCTCCAAGAGTTTGC CACCATATCTCGTCGTCTGCAAACGCAATGATCCACAAATTAACAAATGCATAGAGAATTCTATTAAAGAAATGGGAGTGCGTATGGCGATAG GTGATTCGGACAATGGTGTAAAACAAGTTGAACCGATATTTGTCTCAAGATTCATAGATGGGATTTACCTGCCAATGGAAAATATGGTTTTATATATGCAAAACGTGACATTTACTGGATTATCAAATTATCGAGTCAGCAAtgcaag attaattggaaacgaaaagaaaataatgtacgACGCATACTATGAACAATTACAAATAAAGAGTAAAATAAGACTCGAACGTCCAGGAATGCGTCGAATGCAGTTTGCGGGAATGATGTTAACCGGAGATATTGTCGGGAATTaca GTGCAAATGCTAAATTTACATTAacttacaaaataataaaaagaggtGACACGGAGTATATGGAATTCACTACAGTGAAAATAAATTTCGATATACATCAGAGTAACATTAAACTATACGTAATGAATTCTGAAGTATCCTTATCAG AAAACGATAATTATCTCGCGGCATTGACACCTGAAATAGAAAAATCATTTGCAAATACTTATCTGAACGCCGCAAATGAATTCATCTCGCAGTATACGTACAATCAACTGCTTCCAGAATCCTAA